The Prunus dulcis chromosome 5, ALMONDv2, whole genome shotgun sequence genomic sequence AAGTAagtgagaagagagagagtgagtcagtgaaacaaaaataaataaataaaagatacaAGTGTCATTTTTTAAGGAGGCCACATCATATGTTGAGGAGGAATGACTCCTGATAAAGTATTGTTCTACTTTTATTAGATAAGATGTTTAACAACTAAAAGAATAATTTTTGTTATCGTGTCGTGGCATAcatattttgaaataactatTTTCGAATATTAAACAATTTGAACGTATTGGGTTCATAGACATTTTGTGATTAACTATTGCtccatttttactttttcccTAGAAGAATATAATTTGTATTATGCAAAGCGCCATGGAGGCTAAGTATGGTAGTGTTCTCATAAGCTATGTGATGAGGCTCCGCTTGCTTGGTGATGAAACATGCATCCACCCACCTAAGGAAAAACACTTGCACTGCAGTCTGCATCGTACTTGATGTTTGCTCTTTACACTTGTACAGTTGTGAAATTTCCGACTTCATTTTTTCAGGGCCACGGGACCCGCGAGCGCCCATGTTTTTGGATAATGAATTGTCTTTCGGGTCGGACCAAAATAAACTGAGGccgaaataaaaaagaaaaagtacgGCCCACAATGTGGCTTGTCCAAAGATCAACATAAGCTCAAGCCCATAGTTGCAGGAAGATCGGGTCGGATACAACTATTCGAATCAAAACCCAGAATGTGGAAAAGGGCCACCTATATATAGTCCACACTTAGCGCCACTCGTGAGCTCCACCTTAGTTTAGGGTTTCATTCGCCGTTCCAGAAACCCCAAGGCCACTGAAGATCTTGACCACCCGAAAATGGTATACTGCAAACCCTTATTCTATCTCGCTCCCTTTATGCATGCTTGAATCTTATGCTGCACTGCGAGCAACTGTTTTTGACTTGTATGTTTATGGCTTTGATGATTTCTGTTGTTGGCGTGAAATGTAGAATTTCATACAATCTCGTGGGATTggaataagattttatttgtaaaatcCTGGTGTTTGTTCATGTGAATTTAAACTGATGAAGCTTATTAGATGAtggaatgtttttttttttatacatttGATGCATTATGTAAACGAGAAAAATTATGCGGCTCTGTTCTATCTCTCTCACTCATATCTTCATCCAATTGAACTTATTTGagtgttggttttttttccccaccTCTTATCTTGTTTGTTTAAGAAGCTTGCGTTTAGCCTTTATTGTTGGGAAGATCCATAAATGTAAGGCTGACTTCAATATTTCTCTAAACACTTGTGGGATGGGATTGTTGGTGTATCAATTATTCAACGTAATTGTGTTGTAACCCCAATTAAATTTGTGACATACTTAGAATATTACCtactttttgtttggttttgtttgttcaaTTGTCTCATTTTCCTTCGTTTTGCAGGGTCCCAAAAGAGGTGTAAAACCAGCTGCTGCAGCGAAGAAGAAAACTGTATTTCCTATGGCTCTTCATTTTCCAACTCTATTTAAGAAGCATTGACTTGTAAAGTTAAATTTTGTTGCAGTTTGTTGTCTGTTATCAAGTGTTTAAATGTGTCTTTTTTCATTGCTGTCTTTAGGAGAAGGTTGTGAACCCACTATTTGAAAAGCGTACAAAGCAGTTTGGGATCGGCGGTGCTTTGCCTCCAAAGAGAGATTTGCACCGATTTGTGAAATGGCCCAAGGTTGTCCGTAtccagaggaagaagaggatcCTTAAGCAACGTTTGAAGGTCCCACCAGCACTTAACCAGTTCACCAAGACTCTGGACAAGAACCTTGGTATGGACCAGACTATCGTGCTAGTTTCTGCTTGAGTAATTTCAATTGTTAGGATTGTTTTGAATGGATTTGTTTGAACAAGGCTATCCAAATACttatattctatttttttggtcagaatACTTAGATTCTTAACATCTTTAGAAAATGTTTTGTTGGATAGGTGAACATAAGTTCATTTCCTAGTGCTTACTATTCCActgcaaaaggaaaatattatCTTAATGCACACAGTTTTCTCCCTCTATGCCACTGTCACACCTATTCCGCATTCCTTAGTTTAAGCAAGGATTTGTAGGTCTAAGCTTACTGATTTGAGTTGTTAATGACTATTCCCGTCATGTTCTGTGATGGGATCTTTATCATGTTTTTAGTATGAGAAACATACATGGTGGAGCTATCTTTTGATTGTGTTCGTTGAAGtatttaaatgatttttatgCTTGTGTTCTTCAAACAATTATCCTTCTAGATAAACTCTTATAAGTCATCACCACAAAACACTTCTCAATATTTGTAACACTGCCTGCAGCTACAAGTCTCTTCAAGTTGCTGCTCAAGTACAGGCCTGAAGACAAAGCAGCAAAGAAGGAACGTCTGCTGAAAAGAGCTCAAGCTGAAACTGAAGGAAAAACTGTTGAGGCAAAGAAGCCAATTGTTGTGAAATATGGACTCAACCACGTAACCTACCTGATTGAGCAGGTTGTTAATCTATCACTGCATGCATCATATTGATTTGTTCCTTCCTGTGAATCTTGTTAAATGCATATGAGTTATGCTAACCAATGAGATGGTTTCCTGCCTCACAGAATAAGGCTCAGCTAGTTGTTATTGCTCATGATGTGGACCCCATCGAGTTGGTTGTATGGCTTCCAGCCCTGTGCAGGAAGATGGAGATCCCATACTGCATTGTGAAGGGGAAATCACGCTTGGGAGCGGTATAACTCAGTAATTTTTTCTGGTATTCTTGATAGAATTAGGTATAACTCTGGGTTGTGAAAgatctaaatatatatatgttgctgTGCTCACAGATTCTCCACAAGAAAACAGCGGCTGCACTTTGCTTGACCACTGTTAAGAATGAGGATAAGTTGGAGTTCAGCAAGATTCTGGAGGCTATCAAGGTATATTAAAAGATTCACGCACATGATATACATGTCCTTAGTGTTTTTTTACTGATATGATTTGTAAATGCGCAAGATATACGTGTTGcctcattttttaaaatgattttcAGGCCAACTTCAACGACAAGTACGATGAGTACAGAAAGAAGTGGGGAGGTGGTATCATGGGCTCGAAATCACAGGCCAGGACCAAGGCAAAGGAGAAGCTCTTAGCAAAGGAAGCCGCACAGAGGCTGAACTAGGAAGTATCTTCCAGAGAGAGGAGAGTGTGttggtcattttcttctgttttttctgGTTCTTTGAAGACTAGTCTGTCCCCCTATTATCACTTACAAATCAACTTGAGCTTTTATATCACTCTGGTTAGAGTGTGGATATGGTTTTTGATAGAACATCTGTAGCATCTACATTTCTCTTCGTCTATTTTCATCCAAACCAGTTCGCCTTTAATGTGTTCCTTTCTTCAACCATGGTTACATAATTTGTCTGGTTTTATCAAATAGTTACTAGCTAGCTAATAACTGTTGTTTTTGCTTTCATATGAATGCTATTACGAGCCTGAAGGATTCTCAATCCGCATCACTCGCTAGGGGAGGAAGGCGATGTAATATCTTATAAATTTATTCATGAAACACTTTTCTGAGTAAgtagtttaaattaattctTCTCAATAACGCAAGTTGAATGCTGTCGCCTTAAATTTCCAAACATCTGAAACCAAATCTTTTTGCCCATATCAAAATTCAAAGCATGCGTTAAATCAGTGGCCTAACCCTGGAGCATAGAAGAATTTACATTTAACTTGATCGATCGTTATGGAAACACAGGTACAGAGTAGGCTAACAAGAATATGTGTAAACGGAAACAGGAAAATGTGgcttaaaaacaaattaaaattttccatattttgTTGGGaatataatttgaaatttaattcctcccaaaaataattttgaaattgaataatggaaaatgaatattgttataaaaaattatttttatttttggccaCTTGGGTAAGGATTGGTCCAATATAATTGGTATTcggaccaaaagaaaaaaggtaaaaaaagAGCTAGTtggtaaatttgtaataataAATGTTATATGTCATGTGAAGCTCACGTGCATTCCCAAGGGGCGATCTCATATAACTCCTACATAGTTATAACCTACATCATAGCCAAAGAATACACAGCGAGCCAGAATCTGATTGGTCCGTGACCCAAAGACCTCGATGAGTCGCTGACCAAGCCATTGATCGAAGCATAAGCAAACAATAGAGAGCAAGCGAGCGAGCGAGAGATCGTTAGGACCCAACTCAACAACACGACTCGGCTCACTTACCTGGTCCAAGATGGAACTTGCACCACACGACCCGGGTTCTAAACTGCTCCGACCCGACGAACCAGAGCTCGACCTCTACACCATTCCAAGCCACTCTAGTAAGTTCCCTCCCCTTTTCCctcttttaaaacaaaaccctaaccctagcttTAATTCAAAACCGTAATCGCTCCTCACGTGGGAACAAGCTCGGAAAAAGGTTTCCGGGGTTCTGTTTAGATTTTATGAAGTTATTTGTTAATGTATATAGCAGAAGCCTAGGTCTGAgctttttgtcttttattttctctcagGCTGGTTTTCGTGGGATGAGATTCATGAAACTGAGAGAATTGCTTTGAAAGAGTACTTCGATGGAAGCTCAATTTCAAGAACGCCAAAAACATACAAGGAATACAGGGACTTTATTATTAGCAAGTACAGAGAAGACCCTTCTAGGAAACTCACATTCACTGAGGTTAGAAAGTCACTTGTGGGTGATGTTAGTTTGCTCCACAAGGTGTTTAATTTCTTGGAGAAGTGGGGTTTGATTAATTTCAGTGCAAATTTGGGTGTCAACGGTGGTTTTGGCATTGAGGGTGAGGAGAGGTCTAAGGTTAAGGTTGAGGATGGGGTCCCCAATGGGATCCGTGTGGCTGCGATGCCGAATTCAATTAAACCAATTTCACCCATTTCAGCTCCCCCTAAAGCTGGGGATGCTGGGGGTGGAGTTGTGAATAGAATTACTTTGGCTCCATTGGCATCATATTCTGATGTTTTTGGTGGTTTAAAGAAGGAGGAGGGGTTGGTTTGTGGCAATTGTGGTGGACATTGTGAAACTGGACACTACAAGTATAGCAAGGTATTTTCACtggttcttcaatttgttctGTAGTAAATTTGTTTGTCCTTAGTTTTCTGTACCAAAACTTAATTTAACTTCTGTATCTGTTTATCATATTTGGCAGGGTGATTTTCTAATTTGCATAAAATGTTTTGAAAATGGGAACTATGGGGAGAACAAATTGAGGGATGATTTCAAGTTAAATGAGGCAATTGAAAAGAGTGGTACTAACGGAGTGGAGTGGACTGAATCTGAAACTCTACTACTTTTAGAATCTGTTCTGAAGCATGGGGATGATTGGGAGCTTGTTGCTCAAAATGTTCAGACCAAGACGAAATTTGATTGTATTGCTAAGCTCATTGATCTGCCTTTTGGGGAGCTTGTGTTGGGTTCTGCCTACAGAAAAGGCAATCCTAGCGGCTTTAGTGGTAATTTGATCTCTTCCGAGCGCATTCATTTATCTTCATCTGAATGTCAAGATACTGTCGAAACCAATGGTCAGTTGCATAAGCAGACAGATGACAGCAAGCAGAATGGAGATATTTTGGATCAAGGCCCTCCTTTGAAAAGGCAGCGCATTGCTTCCCTTTCGGATGCTAGTAGTTCACTGATTAAACAGGTACGTACCTTACTGGCccaatttataaatatttaacttCTTGGTGAGCAATATTTTCGGACATCAGTTCTTGTtcaattctatttttatgaTACCAATAAAATTACTAAACTGGTTATTAGGGGTCTAGTTTAGTTTGCCAGTGCTTTGACATATCATGGCTGAAAACACCATACATGCACGTatgaatgaagaaagaaaaatgttatGAGGTTGATTtcattatttgtttctttttaactGTGGTCTTTAGTTctgtttctcttcttttcccGTCATCTTAATATGCATAACAAAATACTAAGGTTGTTTCCATTAGGTAGCTGCCataacaaccatggttggtcCACATATTACATCTGCTGCAGCTGAGGCTGCCGTTAATGCACTTTGTGAAGAAACCTCTTGTTCAAGGGAGATATTTAATGCTGACGATGATTCTATTCCTAATGGCTTGTGGTCTCCCGCTAAAAATTGTGAGACAGAGAGGTTATTTATCCAACTGATTCCAACTGATGCTTcatatatacttttatttgttattgtaTTATGTTGATGTTAAAGTTCTGAAACTTCTTATTTCTTATCAATTTCAGAGTTCATGGTGAGGATTCTGAAATGAAGGAAAGGCCAACTCAATCAGGTATTTGAAGCAAAGCCAATTATATGACATGATTTGTACAGTTTGCTATAACCAACTTGGAATACAGGAATAAGGGAGAAGTTTCTACTGTaaatagttatatatatttggccTAATTTAAGTTAGTGTTTGGTGATTGTTGTTGGTTTCCGTTGCACTTTCCTAATATTTGTTTAGTCGCTGTGTTATTTTGCTGGCGATCTAGTTATTGCATCATTTCAGTCCTAACCGTCTCTATTTgaatttctatattttctaGAGAGTCGGCATGCAATCTTTAAAAAAGACGACATACCTCCAACTTTGCAAATTAGAGCTGCCATTGGAACAGCTCTTGGAGCAGCTGCTGCTCACGCAAAATTATTGGCCGATCAGGAGGATAGACAGATTGAACATCTAATGGCAACCATAATTGGGACGCAGGTATATATCGtagttttatattattttagtttGGTTCCCCTCCTTTGTCTCTGTGTTTTTGGCCCTTTTTGCGTGAGGGAGTTGATAGCCATGTGATTTTCTCCCCATTTGTTGCAAGTCTTGCTTGCTGCATATGATCTTAATCCTTCCTCCCTTTTTTTGGCATGAATGTTTATGTAGATGAAGAAGTTGCACGGCAAACTCAAGCATTTTGAAGATCTGGAGCTGATCAGGAAGAAGGAATGTGCTCAAATCGAAGAAGTAGAGGATATTCTAGTTGAAGAGCGGATGAATATCTTACAGAGGACATTTGATTCTGGTGTGCCTAGATGGAGGGATCATCCTTCTTTAAAATCTTGAAATGTTTGTTGTATCTTTAGATGTAAAGTAGAGTAGAAACATAGACGACGAGAGCAGTGATGTGTCTTCTTAGTAAAGGCTGTTCAATTCTTTAGGTGTTTACTGCTTGGATTTATAATTCTTGCTGATTAGGGTGTGGGGCGCGGCGCTGCGGTGTGGGTGGGTTAGCAAATAGTGTTGACGAACAGAAACTTTGTACAATTAGGATCCTATCATTTCTCCATATGCTAACATTCCAAGATTCAATGCAATTATGCAATTCCTTATTATGTTCTTCTTCACTGTTGATCAGGTGTTATATATGATATTTACATCTTCATGTTCTGCAGTGTTGTGATTTTATAGCTCATACAAATGCTGATAAGATTTGTGATTGGATTGACGATTCGTCAAAATGCCAACTAAACACAAATTGCAATAATGTGCAacctaaattaaaaatttgttgCAATGTGTCACCTGtagtttaattttgtttacGTCTTCATTCTAAAAATTGCACATGATTCGTATGTGACCTTGTTGAAGGGTTGAAATATCGATACTTTCTTTTAAAAGGATAACGTGCAAAATACATGCAATATTATGAGTAGAAAAAAGGAGGTAAATTTCACTTTACTATCCGAAAGTTTCCTGAAATTCAGACTTTACTACACGAAGTTTTTTTCGTCTATCACTTTCATACCTTTGTTAGTTTAACTGTCAAGTTTTCCTTTAAACGACGACGTGAGATTCATATCTCCACATTGATTTCTGAATTTGCACCATGTGGACCagtaaacaattaaaattttgtattattttataaacaattaaaattaataaagttaaaattttaaaatcaaatgtaTAAAAAAACTTCGTGTAGCAAGTTTGAATTTCGAGAAACTTAAGTGaaatttacccaaaaaagaaagaagataaagTTGGAATGGGCCGGTTAGCTATGCTCGGCCCAATTTACACCTTTACCGCCGAAAAACTAAAGAGTTCAAACTCACTTCCCTGCAAAACAAACCGTCGTCTCTAAAAACCCCTCCAAAATCCCCAAAAATTTTCTGCGACCAAATATGCTCAGAAGACGTCTCAGGCTCAGCTACTCTTCCGACGAAGAAGaacaaccacaaccacaacaACACCAGAATGAAGAACCTCAGCAGCAATCGTCAGCTGTCACTCACCCACCCGTTACCCTAGCCCCTCCAAACCCTTACCCCTCCGAACCGCTCCCAATCaccgacgacgacgacgagtTCATCGATGTCTCCGACAACCTCTCGTCTCCGTCACCTGAGCCGTCTCCGGAACCCGAGAGCGACAATCGACCACATCATCCTCCGCCGGCTCAGGATCCGGCACCGGAACCCATTAACCGGCCGCCTCCACCTCCCCCTCCAcctccatctccatctccaCCGAGCTCCGGCGGGTGTCCGATAAGCGAACATCTCCAGGGGTTAGGGTTAAGGCTAAAGAGGGAGTGGCTTGATGCTTGTGTCCATGGACTCCAGCAATCCGTACCGggatttcaaaattttgatgtGGAGACGAAGGCGAAGCTCTGCTTCGAGCAGTTTTTGGTTTCGGATATGAATCTGTCAGGCGGAGGCGTGCTTCCAGAAAATGTGGCTTCTCTCCATCTCGTCGATCTTCCCGGACCTTATGTGTTGCAGGTCAGGCTTGAACCTTTTGCTGCGAATTAACAGAACAATGTGAACTTGAAATGTCATTTGGTAATGACAATATATACAGGCgaacctttattttattttatttttgttgcagGTTGATGAGATTGTTAATATCAGCAATCCTCTCAAGATTAGGTATCAGAAAGCCGCTGTTGGACTGAAGAGGTGTCTCAAGTTGTCTATAACAGACGGTGTTCAACGCGTCTTTGCCATGGAATATAGGCCTATTCAGGCGCTTGAAGCTTTGGCTCCTGCTGGTTTGAAGGTTTATTTTTCTCTGGCTATCTTCGTTACTGAAAATGGTTTCacttcatttatttttgttccaaTGTTTGACAGTTTTTTTAGTGTCAAGAAAGACAAATTGTACTGGTAGATTAAACCCTTTATGGCTTATCTGCTCTTCTGACTCAAACACAGATTATCCTATTAACCTCTAGGTTGCTCTGTGTAATGTGCATATACGCCACGGACTTCTTATGCTGGTCCCTGAATCTGTTGAAGTTCTAGGAGGATTAGTTGAGGAACTGGATGCTGCACGTCAACGCCTTGTTGATGAAGTAAATAAGCCACCTAGAGGAAACAGGTAACTATAAAGTGTATAAGATATGTTAGTGGTGTTAAAGGTTTACAACTTACTAGTGTTCATGTCAAACCATAAATtgtcaaacaaaaaagtataaCTTATTCCATGATTAGATAATACTTCTACTTCTAAAAGCTCTTGCAATGTAGAAGTTTATAGTGGTATTGGATAAACAGGTTTGAAGTTCTTGCAATGTAGAAGTTTATAGTGGTATTGGACAAACAGGTTTGAAGTTAAACTTGGTCCATGATATTGGATTACAGACTGCATGCTTGGTTCAAAAGTATTCATGTTGGCGGACTGCAAGATGAattgttttctttggtgaGGAATAACTTACATCAAGATTGTTGTGACTTTGGAACTGTACTGGAAAAAACTAATATTCATGTTGCAGTTTAAGCTCAGAAACATGCTGGTcaatcttgatttttcttctccccctccctttttctttgggttcACAATTTCTTGATGTAAGGGAATGCTGGACTACAACTGATCACTTCATTACATTTATTACAATTTGCACACTTGCACAAAGTATACCAAGCCGATGAGCTTGATACTTTTGTGTTATTGTTATGCAGAACCAGGAATGGAGTGGTTCCTCCTCTAGCTACAAGGTTAACTCTTGCTGCATGGCCTCCTAACGGTGTTCATGATGCTGGACACACCAATAGTTCAACAATGGAAGCCCCAACCCCATTTCAGGCGTCTAACCAAGGTATATAGAGGGCTCCATTTACTTGTTTGTTGTTGGCGCTAGATGGCTTTTTAGAGCATAAGCGGCTCATGTCTAGTTTCTTGGAATTTCTTGTCCCTATATAACGTAGAATTAGGGTGACTCCGTATGTATGTGTCGGAGAGAGTCATATAAGATAGCAGCTCTAGTTAGTTCCTGTCGTTACATTACGTTTTTCCATTATGTTCTAAGTTAGTTCTGTTGCATCCTTTCTTGAATTGTAGGTGCTACATTCTCTGTATCAGCCAGAAATACCAGCTCCGTATCTTCTAGAAACACCAGCCCAGTGACTGCCGAAGAATCTACTGTTCCTCTCAGTGGAGAACACTCTGTTGTTAACCCATCATCTACTGATGTATTTGGTGTTG encodes the following:
- the LOC117627826 gene encoding 60S ribosomal protein L7a-2-like, which produces MGPKRGVKPAAAAKKKTEKVVNPLFEKRTKQFGIGGALPPKRDLHRFVKWPKVVRIQRKKRILKQRLKVPPALNQFTKTLDKNLATSLFKLLLKYRPEDKAAKKERLLKRAQAETEGKTVEAKKPIVVKYGLNHVTYLIEQNKAQLVVIAHDVDPIELVVWLPALCRKMEIPYCIVKGKSRLGAILHKKTAAALCLTTVKNEDKLEFSKILEAIKANFNDKYDEYRKKWGGGIMGSKSQARTKAKEKLLAKEAAQRLN
- the LOC117629267 gene encoding SWI/SNF complex subunit SWI3A isoform X1 is translated as MELAPHDPGSKLLRPDEPELDLYTIPSHSSWFSWDEIHETERIALKEYFDGSSISRTPKTYKEYRDFIISKYREDPSRKLTFTEVRKSLVGDVSLLHKVFNFLEKWGLINFSANLGVNGGFGIEGEERSKVKVEDGVPNGIRVAAMPNSIKPISPISAPPKAGDAGGGVVNRITLAPLASYSDVFGGLKKEEGLVCGNCGGHCETGHYKYSKGDFLICIKCFENGNYGENKLRDDFKLNEAIEKSGTNGVEWTESETLLLLESVLKHGDDWELVAQNVQTKTKFDCIAKLIDLPFGELVLGSAYRKGNPSGFSGNLISSERIHLSSSECQDTVETNGQLHKQTDDSKQNGDILDQGPPLKRQRIASLSDASSSLIKQVAAITTMVGPHITSAAAEAAVNALCEETSCSREIFNADDDSIPNGLWSPAKNCETERVHGEDSEMKERPTQSESRHAIFKKDDIPPTLQIRAAIGTALGAAAAHAKLLADQEDRQIEHLMATIIGTQMKKLHGKLKHFEDLELIRKKECAQIEEVEDILVEERMNILQRTFDSGVPRWRDHPSLKS
- the LOC117629267 gene encoding SWI/SNF complex subunit SWI3A isoform X2, which translates into the protein MELAPHDPGSKLLRPDEPELDLYTIPSHSSWFSWDEIHETERIALKEYFDGSSISRTPKTYKEYRDFIISKYREDPSRKLTFTEVRKSLVGDVSLLHKVFNFLEKWGLINFSANLGVNGGFGIEGEERSKVKVEDGVPNGIRVAAMPNSIKPISPISAPPKAGDAGGGVVNRITLAPLASYSDVFGGLKKEEGLVCGNCGGHCETGHYKYSKGDFLICIKCFENGNYGENKLRDDFKLNEAIEKSGTNGVEWTESETLLLLESVLKHGDDWELVAQNVQTKTKFDCIAKLIDLPFGELVLGSAYRKGNPSGFSGNLISSERIHLSSSECQDTVETNGQLHKQTDDSKQNGDILDQGPPLKRQRIASLSDASSSLIKQVAAITTMVGPHITSAAAEAAVNALCEETSCSREIFNADDDSIPNGLWSPAKN
- the LOC117628773 gene encoding recQ-mediated genome instability protein 1 isoform X2 codes for the protein MLRRRLRLSYSSDEEEQPQPQQHQNEEPQQQSSAVTHPPVTLAPPNPYPSEPLPITDDDDEFIDVSDNLSSPSPEPSPEPESDNRPHHPPPAQDPAPEPINRPPPPPPPPPSPSPPSSGGCPISEHLQGLGLRLKREWLDACVHGLQQSVPGFQNFDVETKAKLCFEQFLVSDMNLSGGGVLPENVASLHLVDLPGPYVLQVDEIVNISNPLKIRYQKAAVGLKRCLKLSITDGVQRVFAMEYRPIQALEALAPAGLKVALCNVHIRHGLLMLVPESVEVLGGLVEELDAARQRLVDEVNKPPRGNRTRNGVVPPLATRLTLAAWPPNGVHDAGHTNSSTMEAPTPFQASNQGATFSVSARNTSSVSSRNTSPVTAEESTVPLSGEHSVVNPSSTDVFGVEEMPMDTTPYSRRNAIPNPLSDDFGVENLHINSAGHSRESRVPENAIPNPSFEDALDVEDVEMDAIHIGGENHTSDSILNDEDINMINEGETHGGYPSSDTILNDEDINVVSEVERQEILSGDHEPPFSYLCSLSAKLAMMKNTHSIQGKCVLTGVKKFQYTHTYELQAYVDDGTLIKEILVDHNVVQEGIGHSPEEVKAAISSPDKTIVRNMKEKMKQFQKFLTNFEGIMLIEMRLHDLPIALEMKQGCNQSDAWLLLRRIKASPPARASGHASSAARTSQYPSSPARTSQHLSSHPIDISP
- the LOC117628773 gene encoding recQ-mediated genome instability protein 1 isoform X1, which translates into the protein MLRRRLRLSYSSDEEEQPQPQQHQNEEPQQQSSAVTHPPVTLAPPNPYPSEPLPITDDDDEFIDVSDNLSSPSPEPSPEPESDNRPHHPPPAQDPAPEPINRPPPPPPPPPSPSPPSSGGCPISEHLQGLGLRLKREWLDACVHGLQQSVPGFQNFDVETKAKLCFEQFLVSDMNLSGGGVLPENVASLHLVDLPGPYVLQVDEIVNISNPLKIRYQKAAVGLKRCLKLSITDGVQRVFAMEYRPIQALEALAPAGLKVALCNVHIRHGLLMLVPESVEVLGGLVEELDAARQRLVDEVNKPPRGNRTRNGVVPPLATRLTLAAWPPNGVHDAGHTNSSTMEAPTPFQASNQGATFSVSARNTSSVSSRNTSPVTAEESTVPLSGEHSVVNPSSTDVFGVEEMPMDTTPYSRRNAIPNPLSDDFGVENLHINSAGHSRESRVPENAIPNPSFEDALDVEDVEMDAIHIGGENHTSDSILNDEDINMINEGETHGGYPSSDTILNDEDINVVSEVERQEILSGDHEPPFSYLCSLSAKLAMMKNTHSIQGKVKCVLTGVKKFQYTHTYELQAYVDDGTLIKEILVDHNVVQEGIGHSPEEVKAAISSPDKTIVRNMKEKMKQFQKFLTNFEGIMLIEMRLHDLPIALEMKQGCNQSDAWLLLRRIKASPPARASGHASSAARTSQYPSSPARTSQHLSSHPIDISP